From Candidatus Goldiibacteriota bacterium:
GCGACATTCTTGCCGCGCACAAAACCGTTAAGGCTTTAAAAAACGCGGGCTGTGAAGTGCACATGGCGGTAAAAGTGCAGTTTGCGGATTTAGCCGGACAGCTTGGCGCGGATAAGATTTTCGGGCTTCAAAAGGGCGGGCTTGGCGCGCTGATTAAAGAACTTAATAAAATAAAGTATGGCGCCGTAATAGATATTCAGAATAATCCCAAATCAAGGGCGATTTCATCGGCGCTTAAAGCTGATATAAAGAGAACATACTCTAAAGATATTATTGCAAGAAGGATTTTTGTCCTTTTTAAACTTTATTTTGGCGGTAACATACCGGTTGCGCGCAGGTATTTAAACGCGCTTAAAGGGGTCATACCGGATAAATATTTAAACGGGGCTTTTTCGGCGCCCCGCCTGAAGAAAAAGGATAAAATAAAGGTGCTTATACATACCGGAGCCAGATGGCCGCTGAAAAGGTGGCCGTATTACGGCGCCCTTGTCAGGCTGCTTGCCGGGGACGGCAGAATAAGCTCTATAACCGTCACAGGGGTAAAAGACGAGGTTGCAAAAAATGACCCGATACTATATATTAAAGGCAGGAAGATAAAGAACTTAATAGGGAAAACTTCGCTTGTTCAGATGGTAAGGGAAACGGGAAAAGCGGATCTTTTTATAGGCAATGACACTGTTGCCGCGCACGCCGCGGCAATGAACGGCATTCCGGCTTTTATTTTTTTAGGACCCACCGTAAGCGAATTCGGTTTTATTACCGTACCTGTGTTTTCAATATTTCAAAGAGGCCTTGCGTGCAGGCCTTGCAGCCTTCATGGCGGAAATAAATGCCCTGCAGGCACGTTTGAATGCATGAAGAAAATAACCGCGGAAGAGGCATCTGCAAAGATTTCTGCTTTCATCCGGGGAAAAAACGGCGGTATTTGATGTCAAAAGCTTTTGACTATAAAAAAGCCAAAGAGAAAATGAAAATAATTAACCCGAAGCAGATTAACCTGAAAGAAATGAAAAGGGTTATTATACTTGCGCCGCGCCATACGGAAGACTTTATACTTGCCACCCCGGCGCTTAACGCCCTGAAAGAAGCCCTTGCTCCCGAAGGTGAAATTACCATAATTACAACTGACGGGGCGAAAAAAATAGCTTACGCCTGCCCGGCTGTAAGCCTTGTAAAACCCACCGGATTAAAAGATATTATAAAATCCATGTATGAAGTGTGCAGGGAAAAATACGACCTGTTTATATGTTTTGAAGACGCGTTCTTTTATAAAATTCTTTTTGGGCTGATAATAACGGCAAAAGCGAAACTTACCACAGAGCCAAAAAAACCGGACAAGCTGTTTAATTCGGTTTATAACCTTTCTTTAAGGACTATAGGGCAGCTTCAGCATAAAATAATTAAATACATGAGCCTTGTTCGTTACATCGGCGCCAATTCGTATGATTTTAATCCGCGGTTAAGAATTTCTCAGGAAGACAAACAGTTTGCCGCGCGGTTTATTCAGGAAAAAAATATCAACTGCGAAAGGCCGATAATCGGCATTCATCCCACCTGCCATGACCGCAACAAAAGGTGGTCCTTTAATAAGTTTTCACAGGTGGTATCGATTTTAACGGAACAGGAAAACTGCACGGTTATCGCGTTTCATCATAAAGAAGAATCGGGAATGTTTAAGGAGTTCATGCATATAACAAAGAATAAATGCGTGGATGCCGAAACTTATGATTATATGAAAATTGCCGCGGTTTCAAGGTATCTTTCGTGTTTTGTGACGAACGAGACCGATTACATGCACCTTGCCGCGCCATTTACAAATGTAATCGCGATATGGGGCAACGGGGATCCGGAAAATAATAAACCCTCGGGCACAGGGCATGAAGTGTTATCCACCCTTGACGGCGCGGTTGATTCTGTCCCTGTAAGCAAAGTGCTGGAAAGCATAAGGGCCCATATTTCCGCGCATCACCATCCGGAGTAGCATGAAAATTTCCGCCAACATAACGGCGCTTAATGAGGAAAAAAATATCGAGCGCTGTTTAAAAAGCCTTTCTTTTGCGGATGAAATTATTGTAACGCTTGATTCCAGGACAGATGATAAAACGGAAAAAATCGCCCGCAAATACACTTCTCGCGTCTATAAAAAAGAATTTTCAGGTTTTTCGGACATCAAACAATTCTGCCTTTCAAAATCAAAGTATGAATGGGTGTTTGTAATTGACGCCGACGAAGAAGTATCGCCGGCGCTGGCAAAAGAGATAAAAAGTAAAATTAAAAATACAGTTGTACCGGGTTACATGATAAAAAGGGATACTTTTTTCCTTGGCAGGCGGATTAAGCACTGCGGCTGGGGTAAAGATTATCAGCTAAGGCTGTTTAAAAAGAAAGCCGGCAGTTATGACGGAAAAACAATCCACGAAAGCATAAAATTAAACGGGGCTCCCGGCAGGATAGGCGCCCCGCTTTATCATTATTCATATCCGGACAGTGTTTCGTATTTTTCAAAACTTAATACCTATACCACGCTTCAGGCAGAGGCAAAACAGAAAAAATTCCTGTTATTAAGGATGTTATTTTCGCCCTTTATAAAGTTTTTCAGGATGTATTTTTTAAAAGCGGGTCTTGCGGACGGGGTGCAGGGGTTTATTCTCTGCGTGTACAGCGGTTTTTCCGAATTTGTGAAGTTTTCAAAGATGTGGGAAGCACGCAAGAAGGGCAATGGAGAAGGAATATTATTAAGGGCGCCCAACTGGATAGGCGACGCGGTAATGTTTACGGCAATGATTAAGCCCGCTAAAATGCTGTTTAAAAAACTTGTGGTGGCGTCGGATAAAGCCGCCGCGCCTGTCTTTGAAAATAATCCGGATATAGATAAACTTATAGTGTTTGATAAAAATGATTCCGTGTCGGTAAATGCCGCGGTAAAGGCGGTAAAAAAAGAGAACCTTAACTGCGCCGCCACATTTACGCCTTCGATGTCATCGGGGCTTATGCTTAAAAGGGCGGCAATTAAGAAAAGGGCGGGCTTTGCCGAAGACGGGCTGTTTCTAAATTTAAGGTATAAGCGCGATAAGAAACACGCTGCAAAACACATAACAGACGAATTTAAAGGGATATTGTACCTGCTGTCGCCTTCTTTTGATTTTTCAGCAGCCCGGCAGGAATTGTTTACGGATACAGCGGAGGAAAAGGCCGCGCTTCATAAATTCGGAATATTAAAAGGTGCAAAATACTGTGTGCTTGCGCCGTTTGTGATGTACGGGCCGGCTAAGATGTGGCCGCTGGAAAGGTGGGCGGATCTGGCAGGCGCGCTTTTAAAAAGGCACAGTGGAATGAAAATAGTGCTTGCTGGTACGGCATCAGACAGGCAGTTTGACTTTCCGGTTAAAGAGAAAAGGGTAATTGATTTAAGGGGCAAAACAGGCCTTGCTGAAATGACGGCTGTTATAAAAAATGCGGCGTTTTTCGCGGGAAATGACAGCGGTTTAATGCACATAGCCGACGGTTTGAACGTGCCTCTTCTGGCAATATTCGGCTCTACATCATATCAGTGGACAGGGCCGTTATCTGAAAAATCACGCGTAATATCTTCGGATATTTCCTGCTCGCCGTGTTTTGAAAAGCAGTGCAGATACGGCCACTATGACTGCCTTAAAAAAATAAAAGTATCGGATGTTTTAAAAGAAGCCGAAAAATTACTGCGGTAAGCATTTGGAGGCTTTGATGCTTGGATGCTTAGATGCTTGGTTTAGTTTTGGTAGCCGCACCCTTTAGGGTGCGTTGTTTTATAAACGGCAAAATATAAAAGTACGGGTATAATATAATTTAAAAAGCCGCGCCCTAAAGGGACGCGGCTACCGGTTCTTCCGACCTTCAGCTTTTATCTATAA
This genomic window contains:
- a CDS encoding glycosyltransferase family 9 protein, which translates into the protein MKVLLIRLSSAGDILAAHKTVKALKNAGCEVHMAVKVQFADLAGQLGADKIFGLQKGGLGALIKELNKIKYGAVIDIQNNPKSRAISSALKADIKRTYSKDIIARRIFVLFKLYFGGNIPVARRYLNALKGVIPDKYLNGAFSAPRLKKKDKIKVLIHTGARWPLKRWPYYGALVRLLAGDGRISSITVTGVKDEVAKNDPILYIKGRKIKNLIGKTSLVQMVRETGKADLFIGNDTVAAHAAAMNGIPAFIFLGPTVSEFGFITVPVFSIFQRGLACRPCSLHGGNKCPAGTFECMKKITAEEASAKISAFIRGKNGGI
- the waaF gene encoding lipopolysaccharide heptosyltransferase II codes for the protein MKISANITALNEEKNIERCLKSLSFADEIIVTLDSRTDDKTEKIARKYTSRVYKKEFSGFSDIKQFCLSKSKYEWVFVIDADEEVSPALAKEIKSKIKNTVVPGYMIKRDTFFLGRRIKHCGWGKDYQLRLFKKKAGSYDGKTIHESIKLNGAPGRIGAPLYHYSYPDSVSYFSKLNTYTTLQAEAKQKKFLLLRMLFSPFIKFFRMYFLKAGLADGVQGFILCVYSGFSEFVKFSKMWEARKKGNGEGILLRAPNWIGDAVMFTAMIKPAKMLFKKLVVASDKAAAPVFENNPDIDKLIVFDKNDSVSVNAAVKAVKKENLNCAATFTPSMSSGLMLKRAAIKKRAGFAEDGLFLNLRYKRDKKHAAKHITDEFKGILYLLSPSFDFSAARQELFTDTAEEKAALHKFGILKGAKYCVLAPFVMYGPAKMWPLERWADLAGALLKRHSGMKIVLAGTASDRQFDFPVKEKRVIDLRGKTGLAEMTAVIKNAAFFAGNDSGLMHIADGLNVPLLAIFGSTSYQWTGPLSEKSRVISSDISCSPCFEKQCRYGHYDCLKKIKVSDVLKEAEKLLR